One part of the Georgfuchsia toluolica genome encodes these proteins:
- a CDS encoding DUF4197 domain-containing protein, giving the protein MMNRLMTGVAVLAFSMAAHAFDLESTLKDALNKGVASQPTAAPTSAGGGVDQLKPKEINSGIKEALTRGAEAAVAQLGKPDGFMGNDALRIPLPSGLQKGEKIMRTMGMGKQADELILSMNRAAEAAVPEAKTLLVKSVREMTLEDARGILTGGDTAATDFFRRKTEAPLTKRFGPIVKKATDRVGLAQQYDKYAGTAAQFGAIDKNQATVEQYVTQQALDRLYKVIGEQERSLRANPMQAGSALLQKVFGAIGGR; this is encoded by the coding sequence ATGATGAACAGATTAATGACTGGCGTCGCTGTCCTGGCCTTCAGCATGGCTGCACATGCTTTTGACCTGGAAAGCACACTCAAGGACGCGCTGAACAAGGGCGTCGCCAGCCAGCCAACCGCCGCGCCGACGTCTGCCGGCGGTGGCGTGGACCAACTCAAACCCAAGGAGATCAACTCGGGCATCAAGGAGGCGCTGACCCGGGGCGCCGAAGCTGCGGTGGCTCAGCTCGGCAAGCCGGACGGTTTCATGGGCAATGACGCGCTCAGAATCCCGTTGCCGTCGGGACTGCAAAAAGGCGAGAAGATCATGCGCACGATGGGCATGGGCAAACAGGCGGACGAATTGATCCTGTCGATGAATCGTGCCGCCGAAGCCGCCGTGCCGGAAGCGAAGACCCTGCTGGTCAAATCAGTCAGGGAAATGACGCTCGAAGACGCTAGGGGTATTCTCACCGGCGGCGACACGGCGGCTACCGATTTCTTTCGCAGGAAGACCGAAGCGCCGCTGACCAAACGCTTCGGCCCCATCGTCAAAAAGGCCACCGACCGTGTCGGCCTCGCCCAGCAATATGACAAGTATGCCGGGACCGCCGCCCAGTTTGGCGCCATAGACAAGAACCAGGCCACGGTCGAACAGTATGTCACCCAACAGGCGCTGGACCGGCTCTATAAAGTGATCGGCGAGCAGGAGCGTTCGCTGCGCGCCAATCCCATGCAGGCGGGCAGCGCCTTGCTGCAGAAAGTCTTTGGCGCAATTGGCGGAAGATAG
- a CDS encoding DUF190 domain-containing protein: MNGYQITFFTQQDHKHHGKPLADWLVHLAKEIGLRGATLIAGSEGFGHHHRLHSAHFFELADQPQEVLMAVTEDESFRLFERLQAEDVHVFYVKTAVEFGTIGNGGNGS; this comes from the coding sequence ATGAACGGTTACCAAATCACCTTCTTCACCCAGCAGGACCATAAACATCACGGCAAACCCCTGGCCGACTGGCTGGTGCATCTCGCCAAGGAAATAGGCTTGCGCGGCGCCACCCTGATCGCAGGGAGCGAGGGTTTCGGCCACCACCACCGCCTTCATTCCGCCCATTTCTTCGAACTGGCCGACCAGCCGCAGGAAGTGCTGATGGCGGTTACCGAGGATGAATCGTTCCGGCTCTTCGAGCGTCTGCAGGCCGAAGACGTTCATGTCTTCTACGTCAAGACGGCGGTGGAGTTTGGAACCATTGGCAACGGCGGGAACGGGTCGTGA
- a CDS encoding DUF748 domain-containing protein gives MRLPSRKFTVIALVVLALVYFLGSWLLLPRVLQSQSEQFIAEKTGHRLSMDRPEFNPFNLSLKLHNLHLTEPDGKPLLGFKELLVDFSATSIFRRAWVFDVIRLDGLDASVVELPGQRLNWSALLEALQSKEAPAQPAEPLPRLEIASLIIADGHIELADRRIQPEFTARIEPLDLHLEELSTLPDDKGKYRLVARTDLGAKILWQGEMTLNPLAVSGHFDIDELSLARLAPLVKLPPHMAPPEGTAALSANYRFSHSGKEIDLVLDPIEAKIAGLKLRNKQDAAPLLALDSIALKGGRFNLRRHSIVVGSVALRGGGVNLSRDAAGRLNVLDLLPAPAQAPTPSAASKQDATSRQNAEAGWHFLVEHIALSGWRADFRDQKVSPAAQLALQDIAVDIDKVSDKLDQPWPLHASFNAGAGGRFEAQGNVVVAEPSVDMQIKLADLSLKPVQPYLGAATTLTLASGTLSAAGRARYGPAGTGYSGNMAVNNLRLTEEGIKTDFMAWKSLTARKLDVTPAALKIDDLALIGLDTQVIIAKDKTVNLSRVVRPRPVAATSPAATAKGAAVPPPYRVDIDRLRIARSEMEFADYSLALPFGTRIHHLHGTINGISLQPGAPGQIELDGQVDDYGQARAAGQINLSDPTDYMDLKVIFRNIEMTRLTPYTATFAGRKIKSGKLSLDLDYKIKQRQLVGENKVVMDRLILGERVESPQAKDLPLDLAVALLQDSDGRIDLGLPVSGSLDDPQFSFGGLVWKVIVNVLTKVATAPFRALGALFGGGGETLENIAFEAGRARLAPPEREKLVKLAASLGKRPGLALALHGTWSEADRVALQDLQLRRAVAAKLGQSVDEHDPGPISTGQAKVQTALEALYAERVGKSELAALKEGFRKANPGQLEESGAGKVLSRLTNVFRDKQDLSESEVAQLKGTDFHAMLYQRLRDRESVTGERLQALATARGEAALAELKGANAPAERITLLTPEKSDATGNEIPLGMEAKAVGK, from the coding sequence ATGCGCTTGCCTTCACGCAAATTCACCGTCATAGCGCTGGTTGTTCTGGCGCTGGTTTATTTCCTCGGCAGCTGGCTGCTGCTGCCGCGTGTGCTGCAATCTCAATCCGAGCAATTCATTGCCGAAAAAACCGGTCATCGCCTCAGCATGGATCGGCCTGAATTCAACCCCTTCAATCTCAGCCTGAAGCTGCACAACCTGCACCTGACAGAGCCGGATGGCAAGCCCTTGCTGGGCTTTAAGGAACTGCTGGTCGATTTTTCCGCGACCAGCATTTTTCGCCGCGCCTGGGTGTTCGATGTCATTCGCCTCGATGGGCTCGATGCCAGTGTCGTTGAGTTGCCCGGCCAGCGCCTCAACTGGAGCGCACTGCTCGAAGCGCTGCAAAGCAAGGAGGCGCCGGCGCAGCCCGCAGAGCCGCTGCCGCGCCTGGAGATCGCCAGCCTGATCATTGCCGACGGCCACATCGAACTGGCGGACCGCCGTATCCAACCGGAATTTACGGCCCGCATCGAGCCGCTCGACCTGCATCTCGAAGAACTTTCCACCTTGCCCGATGACAAAGGCAAATACCGGCTGGTGGCGCGCACCGACCTCGGCGCCAAAATCCTGTGGCAGGGCGAGATGACGCTCAATCCGCTGGCGGTCAGCGGACACTTCGATATTGACGAGCTGTCGCTGGCGCGTCTGGCGCCGCTTGTCAAGCTGCCGCCGCACATGGCACCGCCGGAAGGCACGGCGGCGTTATCGGCCAACTACCGCTTCAGCCACTCCGGCAAAGAGATCGATCTGGTGCTCGATCCGATCGAAGCCAAAATCGCCGGACTCAAATTGCGCAATAAACAGGATGCGGCGCCGCTGCTTGCCCTCGATAGCATCGCGCTCAAGGGCGGCCGCTTCAATTTGCGCCGACACAGTATTGTGGTTGGGTCTGTCGCGTTAAGGGGCGGTGGTGTGAATCTGTCGCGTGATGCCGCAGGACGTTTGAATGTACTCGACCTGCTGCCGGCCCCGGCGCAAGCTCCCACGCCTTCTGCTGCCTCAAAGCAGGACGCCACGTCCAGGCAGAACGCCGAAGCGGGCTGGCACTTCCTGGTTGAGCATATTGCGCTGAGCGGCTGGCGCGCGGATTTCCGCGATCAGAAAGTGTCGCCGGCAGCGCAACTGGCGCTGCAGGACATTGCCGTCGATATCGACAAGGTCAGCGACAAGCTCGATCAACCCTGGCCGCTGCATGCCTCCTTCAATGCCGGCGCAGGAGGGCGATTCGAAGCACAAGGCAATGTGGTTGTTGCGGAACCTTCGGTCGACATGCAGATCAAGCTGGCCGACCTGTCGCTCAAACCGGTGCAGCCTTATCTCGGCGCGGCCACCACGCTGACGCTGGCCAGCGGAACCCTGTCCGCCGCCGGGCGCGCCCGCTATGGCCCCGCAGGTACGGGTTACAGCGGCAACATGGCGGTCAACAATCTGCGCCTGACCGAGGAGGGGATCAAGACCGACTTCATGGCGTGGAAATCGCTGACGGCGCGCAAACTCGACGTCACGCCAGCCGCACTGAAAATAGACGACCTCGCCCTGATCGGTCTCGATACCCAGGTGATCATCGCCAAGGACAAGACGGTGAATCTTTCCCGAGTGGTGCGCCCGCGACCCGTCGCCGCGACATCACCCGCAGCCACCGCAAAGGGCGCCGCCGTACCGCCACCTTATCGTGTCGACATCGATCGCCTGCGCATTGCCAGAAGCGAAATGGAGTTCGCCGATTATTCGCTGGCGCTGCCCTTCGGCACACGCATACACCACCTGCATGGCACCATCAACGGGATTTCCTTGCAGCCCGGTGCGCCGGGCCAGATCGAACTCGACGGCCAGGTCGACGACTATGGCCAAGCCCGTGCCGCGGGTCAGATCAACCTGTCCGACCCCACCGACTACATGGACCTCAAGGTCATTTTCAGGAATATCGAGATGACGCGGCTGACGCCCTACACCGCAACCTTCGCCGGACGCAAGATCAAATCCGGCAAGCTCTCGCTCGATCTCGACTACAAGATCAAGCAGCGCCAACTCGTCGGCGAAAACAAGGTCGTCATGGACCGGTTGATCCTGGGCGAACGTGTCGAAAGTCCGCAAGCCAAGGATCTGCCACTCGATCTTGCCGTCGCGCTGTTGCAGGATTCGGACGGCCGTATTGATCTCGGCCTGCCGGTGTCGGGAAGCCTCGATGATCCGCAGTTCAGCTTCGGCGGTCTGGTCTGGAAAGTGATCGTCAACGTGCTGACCAAGGTCGCGACCGCACCTTTCCGCGCGCTGGGCGCATTGTTCGGTGGTGGTGGCGAGACACTGGAGAACATCGCGTTCGAGGCCGGTCGCGCGCGGCTGGCGCCACCCGAACGCGAGAAGCTGGTCAAGCTCGCCGCCTCGCTGGGCAAGCGCCCCGGGCTCGCGCTTGCCCTGCATGGCACCTGGTCGGAGGCGGATCGGGTTGCGCTGCAGGATTTGCAATTACGCCGCGCCGTAGCCGCGAAGCTCGGCCAGTCAGTTGACGAACATGACCCCGGCCCCATTTCGACCGGCCAGGCCAAGGTTCAGACCGCGCTCGAAGCACTTTATGCCGAGCGTGTTGGCAAGAGCGAACTTGCGGCGTTGAAGGAGGGCTTTCGTAAAGCCAACCCCGGTCAGCTCGAAGAAAGCGGCGCGGGCAAGGTGCTGTCGCGCCTGACCAATGTGTTCCGCGACAAACAGGATCTGTCGGAAAGCGAAGTCGCCCAGCTCAAGGGGACGGACTTCCACGCCATGCTGTACCAGAGATTGCGCGACAGGGAGTCCGTCACCGGCGAGCGCCTGCAAGCGCTGGCCACGGCGCGCGGCGAAGCGGCGCTGGCGGAACTGAAGGGAGCGAACGCGCCGGCGGAGCGCATCACCTTGCTGACGCCGGAGAAAAGCGACGCCACCGGCAATGAAATTCCGCTGGGAATGGAAGCGAAGGCGGTCGGCAAATAG
- a CDS encoding YbhB/YbcL family Raf kinase inhibitor-like protein, producing MKLSSSAFAHLAEIPQQYTCEGSDQSPPLTWSEVPAGAKSLALIVDDPDAPDPAAPKMTWVHWVLYNIAPHSTGIATGSAGKPELPPGTLEGLNDWKRTGYGGPCPPIGRHRYFHKLYALDVVLPVLQPATKASLEKAMQGHVIAQCELMGHYQKKK from the coding sequence ATGAAGCTGAGCTCAAGTGCATTTGCCCATTTGGCGGAAATTCCGCAACAGTACACCTGCGAGGGCAGCGATCAATCGCCGCCGTTAACCTGGTCGGAGGTGCCGGCAGGGGCAAAAAGCCTGGCGCTCATCGTCGACGATCCTGACGCGCCCGATCCGGCCGCACCCAAAATGACCTGGGTGCATTGGGTTCTGTACAACATCGCGCCTCATTCCACTGGCATCGCAACAGGAAGCGCGGGGAAGCCCGAGTTGCCGCCGGGCACACTTGAGGGCCTCAACGACTGGAAGCGAACCGGGTACGGCGGTCCCTGTCCGCCCATCGGCCGCCATCGCTACTTCCACAAGCTTTATGCGCTCGACGTGGTTCTTCCGGTCCTGCAACCGGCGACCAAAGCCAGCCTGGAGAAAGCCATGCAGGGACACGTCATTGCCCAGTGCGAATTGATGGGGCATTACCAGAAGAAAAAGTAG
- a CDS encoding ABC transporter ATP-binding protein: MMSTDVVTAHALSQRVTTADGTLDILSQIELAVKAGETLAITGASGSGKSTLLALLAGLDQPSAGEVFLFGQRLNDLDEDARARMRAGRVGFVFQSFQLLPALSARENILLPLELAGRDDANERAAYWLDRVGLAERASHTPHQLSGGEQQRVAIARAFAADARIVFADEPTGNLDAETGARIIDMLFDLNAAAATTLILVTHDAALASRCQRSLRLVAGRIAG, translated from the coding sequence ATGATGTCCACAGATGTTGTTACGGCACATGCCCTCTCGCAGCGCGTCACCACCGCCGACGGCACGCTCGACATCCTCAGCCAAATCGAGCTTGCCGTCAAAGCCGGCGAAACGCTCGCCATCACCGGCGCGTCCGGCTCCGGCAAGTCCACGCTGCTGGCTTTGCTGGCGGGACTCGACCAGCCCAGCGCGGGAGAAGTCTTTCTGTTCGGCCAGCGCCTCAATGATCTCGATGAGGACGCGCGCGCGCGCATGCGCGCCGGCCGCGTCGGCTTCGTGTTTCAGTCGTTTCAATTGCTGCCTGCACTCAGTGCGCGGGAAAACATTCTGTTGCCGCTGGAACTGGCCGGCCGCGACGATGCGAACGAGCGTGCCGCTTACTGGCTCGATCGTGTCGGCCTCGCCGAACGCGCTTCGCATACCCCGCACCAGTTGTCCGGCGGCGAACAGCAGCGCGTTGCCATCGCGCGTGCCTTTGCCGCCGATGCGCGGATCGTGTTCGCCGACGAACCCACCGGCAACCTCGATGCCGAGACCGGTGCGCGCATCATCGACATGCTGTTTGATCTCAACGCCGCGGCCGCCACCACGCTGATCCTCGTCACCCACGACGCTGCGCTAGCCTCGCGCTGCCAGCGCAGTCTGCGCCTGGTCGCCGGACGAATTGCCGGATGA
- a CDS encoding mechanosensitive ion channel family protein encodes MDSSLQSLDQVKASALDMTVRFGPKLLVAIIILVAGYLVGRWAGRILERLLVRLKLEAQVRSLLVRIAQILILGLFAIMALQNLGIELLPLIAGLGVAGAGIALAMQGILGNVAAGLTIIFTRPFHVGDYISIAKEEGEVLDISLFSTTLGHTDQSKVVIPNRKIVGEILHNYGQIRQLDIAVGVAYGTDVNVALSVIKEILHANPRVLRDPTPVFGVARLAESSVTISVAPWVNVPDYVAAVSEVNKTILETFSAQNIVIALPQCEVRMLDGSARVS; translated from the coding sequence ATGGATAGTTCTCTGCAGTCACTCGATCAGGTGAAGGCTTCTGCCCTCGATATGACGGTTCGGTTCGGGCCGAAGCTGCTGGTCGCGATAATCATCCTTGTCGCCGGCTACCTGGTCGGACGCTGGGCGGGCCGCATCCTGGAACGGTTGCTGGTGCGATTAAAGCTGGAAGCACAGGTACGCTCATTACTGGTCCGCATTGCGCAGATCCTGATCCTGGGGCTCTTCGCCATCATGGCTTTGCAAAATCTGGGCATCGAACTTTTGCCGCTCATTGCCGGCCTCGGCGTGGCCGGCGCGGGAATCGCGCTGGCGATGCAGGGGATCCTTGGCAATGTCGCCGCCGGCCTGACCATCATCTTCACGCGGCCCTTTCATGTCGGCGATTACATTTCCATTGCCAAGGAAGAAGGCGAGGTCCTCGACATCAGTCTTTTCAGCACAACGCTAGGACACACGGACCAGTCAAAGGTGGTGATTCCGAACCGCAAAATTGTCGGCGAGATTCTTCACAATTATGGCCAGATACGGCAACTCGACATTGCGGTGGGAGTTGCTTATGGAACCGATGTCAATGTCGCCTTGAGCGTGATAAAGGAAATTCTGCATGCCAATCCACGTGTGCTGCGGGATCCGACGCCAGTATTCGGGGTGGCACGGCTCGCTGAATCCAGCGTCACGATCAGCGTCGCGCCGTGGGTCAATGTGCCTGACTACGTTGCGGCGGTGAGCGAGGTGAACAAGACGATACTGGAGACGTTCTCTGCCCAAAACATTGTCATAGCCCTGCCGCAATGTGAAGTCAGGATGCTCGACGGCAGCGCCCGGGTTTCGTGA
- a CDS encoding OmpA family protein produces MKNLNRIAIAIAMLGCSAYAVPSIASDFAGPYVGAGIGVGSDRASGSVSTDYEHALAGGVEGGYNWDIGNSRWLFGLDAFYDQTISESRNSTVGSIDFGDKAYGVDGKIGYVMGNFLPYFKLGYGRIKGTNDADGYSENGPRLGLGAEWKFADHWSLSEEAIRMNGRSDTSDTKLTNISLLFSLKYYFASQRPVAAAPIAAAPAYTPPTPAPEPVVTAPPPTPAPMKERITLSATELFAFDSAKLAQPQPKLDEIAQALTSNKQIEKVTVTGYTDRLGSDKYNLKLSTRRAEAVKAYLVGKGVEADRIITVGKGKADPVVQCKDKKRTALIKCLEPNRRIEVEQFTYEKRIK; encoded by the coding sequence ATGAAAAATCTTAATAGGATTGCAATTGCAATTGCAATGCTCGGCTGTAGCGCTTATGCCGTTCCCTCTATCGCCAGCGATTTTGCCGGGCCTTACGTCGGTGCCGGCATAGGAGTCGGCAGCGATAGGGCATCCGGTTCCGTATCTACTGACTACGAACACGCACTTGCTGGCGGAGTGGAGGGTGGTTATAACTGGGACATTGGTAACAGTCGCTGGCTGTTCGGTCTGGACGCCTTCTATGATCAGACCATAAGCGAGAGCCGAAATAGCACGGTTGGATCGATCGATTTCGGCGACAAGGCGTATGGTGTAGATGGCAAGATCGGTTACGTGATGGGCAATTTTCTGCCGTATTTCAAGCTCGGCTATGGTCGAATCAAGGGTACGAACGACGCAGACGGATACAGCGAAAATGGTCCGCGCCTGGGCCTGGGCGCCGAATGGAAGTTTGCCGACCACTGGAGCCTCAGCGAAGAAGCAATTCGCATGAACGGAAGGAGCGATACAAGCGACACCAAGTTGACCAACATTTCCCTGCTTTTTTCCTTGAAATATTACTTCGCCAGCCAGAGGCCGGTTGCTGCAGCGCCGATTGCTGCGGCACCCGCCTATACTCCGCCGACACCTGCGCCGGAACCTGTCGTGACTGCGCCTCCCCCCACACCGGCGCCCATGAAAGAACGGATTACCCTCTCGGCCACGGAATTGTTTGCCTTTGACAGTGCGAAATTGGCACAGCCGCAGCCCAAGCTTGACGAGATAGCCCAAGCGCTGACCAGCAACAAGCAGATCGAAAAAGTTACCGTCACAGGCTACACGGACCGTCTTGGTTCGGACAAATACAACCTCAAGCTCTCGACGCGCCGTGCCGAGGCCGTAAAAGCCTATCTGGTAGGCAAGGGGGTCGAAGCGGACCGTATCATCACCGTGGGTAAAGGTAAGGCAGACCCGGTCGTACAATGTAAAGATAAAAAGCGGACCGCACTGATCAAGTGCCTGGAGCCCAATCGACGCATCGAGGTCGAGCAGTTTACGTACGAAAAACGCATCAAGTAA
- a CDS encoding arylesterase — protein sequence MNYRLRLRAGLLLSLFWLPVWAFAGQCSLLIVGDSLSSGFGLAPGQGWVDRLDARLKKDAPQWRVVNASVSGDTTQNGLQRLGPAISRQRPQGVLIELGGNDAMRGTPPEVIRKNLQTLVRQARENAAWVLLLEAPVLPNYGKDYAAAIAKLYREVARAEHVTRVPCFVCGVAVQPGMMQADGIHPNEKAQAGMLDAVWPYLKPKLRCP from the coding sequence ATGAATTATCGCTTGCGGTTGCGTGCTGGGCTGCTATTGTCGCTGTTCTGGCTACCCGTCTGGGCGTTCGCCGGCCAATGTTCCCTGCTGATCGTCGGCGACAGCCTGAGTTCCGGTTTTGGTCTTGCGCCGGGGCAGGGCTGGGTGGATCGGCTCGATGCGCGCCTGAAAAAGGATGCGCCGCAATGGCGCGTGGTCAACGCCAGCGTCAGCGGCGACACCACGCAGAACGGCCTGCAACGCCTGGGGCCGGCCATCAGCCGGCAGCGGCCGCAGGGCGTGCTGATCGAGCTGGGCGGCAACGATGCCATGCGCGGCACCCCGCCCGAAGTCATCAGGAAAAACCTGCAGACGCTGGTGCGCCAGGCCCGGGAGAATGCCGCCTGGGTACTGCTGCTCGAAGCGCCGGTGTTGCCGAATTACGGCAAGGACTATGCCGCTGCGATAGCGAAGCTGTATCGGGAAGTGGCGCGTGCCGAGCATGTCACGCGGGTGCCGTGCTTCGTCTGCGGCGTGGCCGTGCAGCCGGGCATGATGCAGGCCGACGGCATCCACCCCAACGAGAAAGCCCAGGCCGGCATGCTCGATGCCGTGTGGCCCTACCTCAAGCCGAAACTGCGCTGTCCGTAA